The following are from one region of the Silene latifolia isolate original U9 population chromosome 9, ASM4854445v1, whole genome shotgun sequence genome:
- the LOC141601251 gene encoding uncharacterized protein LOC141601251 → MEIEEWEREDTGYLQEDETLVLEEVEAERETDQGQVMAHPDTGHSLVLWRVMHSQPAPLEADQSSMIFKRRPWEFDRNTTHQGKENVYSFKRNGKKVTLTPLPPNQRGCGSPNMPEEVNGVLFLSEAAMIKELKQEQPKYNEVFPAELPSGLPPLRGIEHHIDLVPGFVLPNRPTYRCDPTSTKELQHQIEELMTKGFVRESLSPYAVPALLVPKKDGTWRMSTDSRAINNITVNYRFPIPRLDNMLDELSAAQIFSKIDLRQGYRK, encoded by the exons atactgggtatctacaggaagaTGAAACATTGGTCCTAGAAGAAGTGGAAGCTGAGAGGGAAACTGATCAAGGACAAGTTATGGCCCACCCTGACACAGGGCACAGTTTGGTCCTATGGAGGGTTATGCACTCTCAACCAGCTCCTCTGGAAGCTGACCAAAGTTCCATGATATTCAAGA GAAGGCCATGGGAGTTTGACAGGAACACCACTCACCAGGGAAAGGAAAATGTCTATAGTTTCAAGCGCAATGGCAAGAAAGTCACCCTGACTCCATTACCACCAAACCAAAGAGGCTGTGGCAGTCCTAATATGCCTGAGGAAGTCAATGGAGTGTTGTTTCTATCTGaggcagccatgatcaaagagCTAAAGCAAGAGCAGCCT AAATACAACGAGGTTTTCCCAGCTGAGTTGCCTAGTGGATTGCCACCCCTGAGAGGAATTGAGCATCACATAGACCTTGTACCTGGTTTTGTGCTTCCTAACAGGCCAACTTACAGATGTGATCCCACATCAACCAAGGAACTGCAGCATCAGATTGAAGAGTTAATGACAAAGGGGTTTGTGAGGGAATCATTGAGCCCATATGCAGTACCTGCTTTACTGGTACCtaagaaagatggaacatggaggaTGTCTACTGATAGTAGGGCCATAAACAACATCACAGTCAACTACAGGTTCCCTATTCCAAGGTtggataacatgttggatgagctCAGTGCGGCTCAGATCTTTTCAAAGATAGATCTCAGGCAAGGATATCGCAAGTGA